A genomic region of Haliaeetus albicilla chromosome 8, bHalAlb1.1, whole genome shotgun sequence contains the following coding sequences:
- the LOC104323320 gene encoding AN1-type zinc finger protein 5-like encodes MAQETNQTQVPLLCTTGCGFYGSPRTNGMCSVCYKEFLQRQQSSDRINPPAPSGPNSSPMASDSIAGQRAEGDSTPEDAKASAQTPVTHQMTAMSISREENSSETEEFIKTEEASSASSSSGTLLEISQNKAEGKTASEKPKQKKNRCFTCRKKIGLTGFDCRCGNLFCAIHRYSDMHACPYDYKAEAAEKIRKENPIVIAEKIQKL; translated from the exons ATGGCTCAGGAGACAAACCAAACCCAGGTGCCTCTGTTGTGTACCACAGGCTGTGGGTTTTATGGCAGTCCCCGGACCAACGGGATGTGCTCTGTTTGCTATAAGGAGTTTCTGCAGAGACAGCAGAGCAGTGACCGGATAAACCCCCCAG CACCCAGTGGTCCCAACAGCAGCCCCATGGCTTCAGATTCAATTGCAGGGCAGCGTGCAGAGGGAGACTCCACACCTGAGGATGCGAAAGCCAG TGCTCAGACTCCTGTGACCCATCAGATGACGGCCATGAGCATatccagagaagaaaacagcagtgagACAGAAGAATTTATCAAGACAGAAGAGGCCTCATCAGCATCTTCCTCATCAG GTACCCTGCTTGAAATATCCCAGAACAAAGCTGAGGGCAAGACAGCTTCAGAAAAACCGAAACAGAAGAAGAATCGCTGTTTCACTTGCCGGAAGAAGATAGGGCTAACTG GCTTCGACTGCCGGTGTGGGAACCTGTTCTGTGCCATTCACCGGTACTCCGACATGCACGCCTGCCCCTACGACTACAAGGCAGAAGCTGCTGAGAAGATCCGTAAGGAGAACCCCATCGTTATCGCTGAGAAGATCCAGAAGTTGTGA